A window of the Bacillus sp. A301a_S52 genome harbors these coding sequences:
- a CDS encoding AMP-binding protein has protein sequence METITEKPWLRHYPENIPASINYEIATLQSYLKRAAVNFPDKAAFHFMGKEMTYKEVCDNALKLADQLRALGVRKGDRVAIMLANSPQAVISYYGALFAGAIVVETNPLYVEREIEHQMNDAGAKVMICLDLVYPRVAKIQDKTNLEHIIVTAIKDFLPFPKNMIYPFIQKRNTGLKVEVVYNDHLHSFAHLLKRGEVREIPIDIDPIEDLALLQYTGGTTGPAKGVMLTHYNLTVNTQQCEEWMYKLVPGEEVVLAALPFFHVYGMTTVMNLSIRMAFKMIIIPKFDAKGILKAIEKHKATLYPGAPTMYIGLLNHPDIKTFNLSSIKACISGSAPLPLEVQTTFEEVTNGRLVEGYGLTETSPVAVSNLLWGERKQGSIGLPWPDTDVAVLSAETGEVAKPKEIGELVIKGPQVMKGYWKRPEETQAAFRGEWFLTGDMGYMDEDGFFYIVDRKKDLIIAGGFNIYPREIEEVLYEHDSIQEVCAIGIPDPYRGETVKAFVVTKEGENVTEEALDHFARQHLASYKVPQYYEFREELPKTMVGKILRRVLVEEEKKKAENHSN, from the coding sequence ATGGAAACAATAACGGAAAAGCCATGGTTGAGACATTATCCGGAAAACATTCCCGCGTCGATAAATTATGAAATTGCCACATTACAAAGCTATTTGAAGCGGGCTGCGGTGAATTTTCCTGATAAAGCTGCTTTTCACTTTATGGGTAAGGAAATGACGTACAAGGAAGTTTGTGACAATGCATTGAAACTAGCGGATCAATTAAGGGCACTTGGTGTAAGAAAAGGGGATCGAGTGGCTATTATGTTAGCAAACAGTCCGCAGGCAGTTATTTCTTATTATGGAGCACTATTTGCAGGAGCTATTGTCGTAGAAACAAACCCGTTATATGTAGAGAGAGAGATAGAGCATCAGATGAATGATGCAGGGGCAAAAGTAATGATTTGTCTCGACCTTGTTTACCCTCGTGTCGCCAAGATTCAAGATAAAACAAATTTGGAGCATATCATTGTCACAGCCATTAAAGATTTTCTACCTTTTCCTAAAAATATGATTTATCCTTTTATTCAAAAGAGAAATACGGGATTAAAAGTGGAAGTGGTGTATAACGATCACTTGCATTCGTTTGCTCACTTACTCAAACGGGGCGAAGTACGAGAAATTCCTATCGATATCGATCCGATAGAAGATTTGGCACTGCTACAATATACGGGCGGGACTACAGGGCCTGCTAAAGGGGTTATGCTCACACATTACAACTTAACTGTAAACACTCAGCAATGCGAAGAATGGATGTATAAATTAGTACCTGGAGAGGAGGTCGTTCTTGCGGCCTTACCTTTTTTCCATGTGTATGGTATGACAACTGTCATGAATTTAAGTATTAGAATGGCTTTTAAAATGATCATCATTCCAAAATTTGATGCTAAGGGGATTTTAAAAGCGATTGAAAAGCACAAGGCGACCCTCTATCCTGGTGCTCCAACAATGTATATTGGACTGTTAAATCATCCTGATATTAAAACATTCAATCTTTCTTCAATTAAAGCATGTATAAGTGGATCTGCCCCGTTACCTTTAGAAGTGCAGACGACGTTTGAAGAAGTGACAAATGGACGGTTGGTGGAAGGTTACGGTTTAACGGAAACATCCCCTGTGGCAGTGTCTAACTTGCTGTGGGGAGAACGAAAACAAGGATCTATTGGTTTGCCATGGCCAGATACAGATGTGGCAGTGCTATCGGCAGAAACAGGGGAAGTTGCGAAACCGAAGGAAATTGGTGAGCTTGTCATTAAGGGGCCTCAAGTCATGAAAGGCTATTGGAAGCGTCCAGAAGAGACCCAAGCTGCATTTCGAGGGGAATGGTTTCTAACTGGAGATATGGGCTATATGGATGAAGATGGTTTTTTCTATATCGTCGATCGCAAAAAAGATCTTATCATTGCAGGTGGTTTTAACATTTATCCACGTGAAATTGAAGAAGTTCTTTATGAACATGACAGTATACAAGAAGTCTGTGCAATCGGTATTCCTGATCCTTACCGTGGGGAGACGGTAAAAGCATTTGTTGTAACAAAGGAAGGGGAGAACGTGACAGAAGAGGCGCTCGATCACTTTGCTAGGCAGCATTTAGCCTCTTACAAAGTTCCTCAATATTATGAATTTAGAGAGGAACTGCCTAAAACGATGGTCGGTAAAATATTGCGTCGTGTTCTTGTAGAAGAGGAGAAAAAGAAAGCTGAAAACCATTCTAACTAG
- a CDS encoding DUF350 domain-containing protein: MKSFFTHEYVYTAGVYSIVVISIIIALSIFEWVTTYSTWGEVKKGNLAVALATAGKTFGVANVFQHSIIANDTVLEMLGWGAYGFILLLFVYFIFEFLTPGFKVDDELKNNNKAVGLISFVLSVSLSFIIGATIK; the protein is encoded by the coding sequence ATGAAATCCTTTTTTACACATGAATACGTTTATACTGCTGGTGTATATAGCATTGTGGTTATTAGTATTATCATCGCCCTCTCGATTTTTGAGTGGGTAACGACTTACAGTACTTGGGGCGAAGTCAAAAAAGGAAATCTTGCGGTGGCTTTGGCTACCGCAGGAAAAACGTTCGGTGTTGCAAACGTTTTTCAACACTCGATCATAGCGAATGATACTGTTTTGGAAATGCTCGGTTGGGGTGCCTATGGATTTATTCTTTTATTATTCGTTTATTTTATTTTTGAATTTCTCACACCTGGATTCAAAGTAGACGATGAGTTAAAGAATAATAATAAAGCAGTTGGTCTCATATCGTTTGTCTTATCGGTCTCGTTATCTTTTATCATTGGAGCAACTATTAAGTAA
- a CDS encoding endonuclease MutS2, with product MNKVSRILEYDKMKKQLLEFASSSLGKQRVKELLPSFDFTAIKEAQARTQEGAKVIRLKGQVPLGGLRDIRESLKRANIGGLLSEHELLDISSTIYSSRRFKRFVETLVEEGVDIKILPELVKDIVLLAELERDINQAIDENGGVLDSASPALRSIRQQIRSYESGIRSKLESITRSSSGRKMLSDAIITIRNDRYVIPVKAEYRGHFGGMVHDQSASGATLFVEPESVVQMNNQLRESRMKENQEIQRILHVLSGQVSVEVDTLTMNVSVMTEVDFMFAKALYSHSIKAIEPKLNTEGFIKMDKARHPLIPEDEIVPIDIELGGEFSSLVITGPNTGGKTVTLKTVGLLTLMVQSGLHIPCEEGSEAAIFQKIFADIGDEQSIEQSLSTFSSHMTNIVNIMEEVDFQSLVLFDELGAGTDPTEGAALAISILDRVYSVGAKVIATTHYSELKGYAYNREGVKNASVEFDVDTLRPTYRLLIGVPGRSNAFAISRRLGLSDHIIEGAKSHITTDSNKVENMISSLEDSRKLAEKEMEEAERLRKEAEQIHHELAQEMEKFEEEKQKVLQTAEDKAADSIKKAKEEAEQIIEELREIQKHNPAVKDHELINAKKRLEMAEPSLTTQKKKPVPIKHNPDVDKLIPGDEVKVVSFDQKGHIVDKVNDKEYYVQLGMMKMKVRKEDLLYINRPKAVETKPLATIRGREAHVKTELDLRGERYENAMLEVEKYLDDAVLAGYHQVSIIHGKGTGALRKGVQELLKSHRNVEDTRLGTQGEGGSGVTVVSLK from the coding sequence ATCAACAAGGTTAGTCGCATTTTAGAATACGATAAAATGAAAAAGCAGCTCCTCGAGTTTGCAAGTTCTTCTTTAGGTAAACAACGTGTCAAAGAGTTGCTTCCTTCATTTGATTTTACCGCAATCAAAGAGGCACAAGCTCGTACCCAAGAAGGTGCAAAAGTGATTCGATTAAAAGGACAAGTGCCTTTAGGTGGGCTGAGAGATATTCGTGAATCGTTGAAAAGAGCGAATATCGGTGGATTACTAAGCGAACATGAATTACTTGATATATCTTCGACCATATACAGTAGCCGTCGCTTTAAACGTTTTGTGGAAACACTTGTAGAAGAAGGCGTTGATATTAAGATTTTGCCTGAGCTCGTAAAGGATATTGTGCTATTAGCAGAGCTTGAAAGGGACATTAATCAGGCGATTGATGAAAATGGCGGTGTACTCGATTCTGCTAGTCCTGCTTTAAGGTCAATACGTCAACAGATTCGCTCCTATGAATCAGGCATAAGATCTAAACTTGAAAGCATCACACGCTCTTCTAGTGGACGAAAAATGCTTTCTGACGCTATTATTACGATAAGAAATGATCGTTACGTTATTCCAGTTAAAGCTGAATACAGAGGTCATTTTGGTGGAATGGTACATGACCAGTCAGCCTCAGGCGCTACACTGTTTGTGGAACCAGAATCTGTGGTGCAAATGAACAACCAGCTACGAGAAAGTAGAATGAAGGAAAATCAAGAAATACAGCGGATTCTGCACGTTTTATCGGGGCAAGTAAGTGTAGAAGTTGACACTTTAACAATGAATGTTAGTGTGATGACGGAAGTGGACTTTATGTTTGCCAAAGCGTTATATAGCCATTCAATTAAAGCGATTGAGCCAAAATTAAATACTGAAGGCTTTATTAAAATGGACAAAGCTCGGCACCCGCTTATTCCCGAAGATGAAATCGTTCCGATTGATATAGAACTTGGTGGGGAATTTTCCTCACTCGTTATTACTGGTCCTAATACAGGCGGAAAAACCGTCACACTAAAAACGGTCGGTCTTTTAACATTAATGGTTCAGTCAGGCCTTCATATTCCCTGTGAAGAAGGATCAGAAGCCGCTATTTTTCAGAAGATCTTTGCGGATATTGGGGACGAACAGTCAATTGAACAGAGCTTAAGTACGTTTTCCTCGCATATGACTAACATCGTTAACATTATGGAAGAAGTGGATTTCCAATCACTCGTTCTTTTCGATGAGCTTGGTGCGGGGACGGACCCTACAGAAGGAGCTGCACTCGCTATTTCAATATTAGATCGCGTATACAGTGTAGGAGCCAAAGTTATAGCTACGACCCATTACAGTGAATTAAAAGGTTACGCTTATAATCGAGAAGGAGTTAAGAATGCGAGTGTCGAGTTTGATGTGGATACATTAAGACCGACGTATCGCCTTCTCATCGGTGTTCCTGGTAGGAGTAATGCTTTTGCCATTAGCAGACGATTAGGTTTGAGTGACCATATCATTGAAGGAGCTAAAAGTCACATTACAACAGACTCTAATAAAGTAGAAAACATGATTTCATCACTTGAGGATAGTCGGAAATTGGCTGAGAAAGAGATGGAAGAGGCAGAGCGACTAAGAAAAGAAGCAGAACAAATTCATCATGAGCTTGCTCAGGAGATGGAAAAATTTGAAGAAGAAAAGCAGAAAGTGCTTCAAACTGCTGAAGACAAAGCAGCTGATTCTATAAAGAAAGCAAAAGAAGAAGCGGAACAGATTATTGAGGAATTAAGGGAAATTCAGAAACATAATCCTGCTGTCAAAGATCATGAGTTAATAAATGCTAAAAAACGATTAGAAATGGCAGAACCGTCTTTAACTACACAAAAGAAAAAGCCTGTACCTATAAAACATAATCCTGATGTAGATAAGTTAATTCCAGGTGATGAAGTGAAAGTAGTAAGCTTCGACCAAAAAGGTCATATCGTTGATAAAGTAAATGATAAAGAATATTACGTGCAACTTGGTATGATGAAAATGAAAGTGAGAAAAGAAGATCTTCTTTATATTAACCGTCCAAAAGCTGTGGAAACTAAACCACTAGCAACGATTCGAGGTAGAGAAGCACATGTGAAAACAGAACTAGACTTGCGGGGAGAACGGTATGAAAATGCCATGCTGGAAGTAGAAAAATATCTTGATGATGCTGTCTTAGCAGGTTACCATCAAGTATCCATTATTCATGGTAAAGGAACAGGGGCTTTAAGGAAGGGTGTTCAAGAACTATTGAAAAGTCATCGGAATGTAGAAGATACACGATTAGGGACACAGGGAGAAGGCGGATCCGGCGTGACCGTCGTGTCACTCAAATAA
- the polX gene encoding DNA polymerase/3'-5' exonuclease PolX: MNKKDVLNALEQIAVYLEIKGENAFRVSAYRKAAQALERDERTLDEIEDPSTLNGIGKGTAAIIKDLKETGETALLTELAEELPDGLLPLLKLQGLGGKKIGKLYQQLGVIDAESLKKVCEEKQVRDLAGFGVKSEEKILAALADLGKRPERLTIAQVLPAAEDLKKRLASIEAVERFELAGSFRRGRETVKDLDFIISTDDPLNVGEELVAMPHVTEIIGHGETKVSVELTYGEIIVPVDFRMVKDESFATTLHHFTGSKDHNVLMRQRAKERGEKISEYGVEEEGTDKVHHFTTETAFFNHFNLPFIPPEIREGMGELEKAVQADKLINEDAIKGDLHMHTTWSDGAQSIEEMVAACQKKGYEYMAITDHSQYLKVANGLTVERLKRQHAEVRAINDKQDSFTVFTGIEMDILPDGTLDYRDDVLKEIDFVIASIHSAFSQDEEMIMKRLEAACRNPYVSMIAHPTGRLIGRRDGYPVNMNRLFELAAETQTILELNANPNRLDLSADRLKKAQESGVKICINTDAHRFDMLDHMSIGVKTARRGWLTDETVVNTWSAERFSKFIREKRQE, encoded by the coding sequence ATGAATAAAAAAGACGTGCTGAATGCATTAGAGCAAATTGCCGTCTACTTAGAGATAAAAGGGGAGAATGCTTTTCGAGTCTCTGCATATCGAAAAGCAGCCCAAGCGTTAGAGCGTGATGAACGTACGCTTGATGAGATTGAAGACCCATCAACTTTAAATGGAATTGGAAAAGGGACAGCCGCTATCATTAAAGATTTAAAAGAAACGGGTGAAACAGCGTTATTAACCGAATTAGCAGAGGAACTTCCTGATGGCTTACTGCCGTTGTTGAAGCTACAAGGTCTTGGTGGGAAAAAAATAGGCAAGCTTTATCAACAATTAGGTGTTATAGATGCTGAATCTTTAAAGAAAGTATGTGAAGAAAAGCAAGTGAGAGATTTGGCTGGATTCGGAGTTAAATCAGAAGAAAAAATACTTGCAGCACTTGCTGACTTAGGTAAACGTCCAGAACGTCTCACAATTGCACAAGTACTTCCTGCAGCGGAGGACTTAAAAAAGCGTCTTGCTAGTATTGAAGCAGTCGAGCGTTTTGAATTAGCCGGAAGCTTTAGAAGGGGAAGAGAAACAGTTAAAGATCTTGATTTCATTATTTCCACAGACGATCCGCTCAATGTAGGTGAAGAATTAGTTGCTATGCCCCATGTGACTGAAATAATCGGTCATGGCGAAACGAAAGTCAGTGTGGAACTTACTTATGGGGAAATCATTGTCCCAGTTGATTTTAGAATGGTTAAAGATGAGTCGTTTGCTACAACACTCCATCATTTCACTGGTTCAAAGGATCATAACGTATTAATGCGTCAACGAGCAAAAGAACGAGGGGAAAAAATAAGTGAGTATGGTGTAGAGGAAGAGGGAACTGACAAGGTGCACCATTTCACTACTGAAACAGCGTTTTTTAACCATTTTAATTTACCTTTTATTCCCCCTGAAATTCGTGAGGGAATGGGAGAATTAGAAAAAGCCGTCCAAGCTGATAAACTGATCAACGAAGACGCCATCAAAGGGGATCTTCACATGCATACGACGTGGAGTGACGGGGCTCAATCCATTGAAGAGATGGTAGCAGCATGCCAGAAAAAGGGATATGAGTACATGGCGATCACAGACCATTCTCAGTATCTAAAAGTAGCGAACGGTCTCACAGTCGAAAGGTTAAAGCGCCAACATGCCGAGGTGCGTGCCATTAATGACAAACAGGATTCATTTACTGTTTTCACCGGGATTGAAATGGATATTTTACCTGATGGGACATTAGATTATAGGGATGATGTACTGAAAGAGATCGATTTTGTTATTGCTTCTATCCATTCGGCATTTAGTCAGGACGAAGAAATGATTATGAAACGTTTAGAAGCGGCCTGCCGTAATCCATATGTTAGTATGATTGCTCATCCTACAGGAAGATTAATTGGACGAAGAGACGGCTACCCTGTAAATATGAACCGCTTATTCGAACTGGCGGCTGAGACACAAACGATTCTCGAGTTAAATGCAAACCCAAATAGGCTTGACCTATCAGCTGATAGGTTAAAAAAAGCACAGGAGTCTGGTGTGAAAATTTGCATTAATACAGATGCACACAGATTTGATATGCTTGATCATATGTCAATTGGGGTGAAGACAGCTCGTCGTGGATGGCTAACAGACGAAACGGTCGTTAATACGTGGAGTGCTGAAAGGTTTAGTAAGTTCATAAGAGAAAAAAGACAGGAATAA
- a CDS encoding CvpA family protein has product MLSVILFLALIISFFIGFRRGLILQILHIGGLIISFVVAYLYYEEVAHYIRLWVPFPQLSDNSGLTLLVEAFNVEMVYYNGIAFVILFIIAKIIMQIVASLFDFIAHLPILNMLNGWLGGLLGFLEGLIIIVILLHLAALIQIDMIQAMLQNSSFAQMILDYTPIISNQLKELWIQGSHD; this is encoded by the coding sequence ATGCTTAGTGTCATACTGTTTCTTGCTTTAATTATTAGTTTTTTTATTGGATTCCGTCGCGGGCTAATTTTGCAAATTTTACATATTGGCGGGCTAATTATTTCTTTTGTAGTTGCTTATTTATATTACGAAGAAGTGGCTCATTATATTAGGCTGTGGGTTCCTTTCCCACAATTATCAGACAATTCAGGGCTGACGCTTCTTGTTGAAGCCTTCAATGTTGAGATGGTCTATTACAACGGTATTGCATTTGTTATCTTGTTTATCATAGCAAAAATTATAATGCAGATCGTAGCCTCTTTGTTTGATTTTATCGCCCACCTGCCAATTCTAAATATGTTAAACGGTTGGCTCGGCGGTTTGCTTGGCTTTTTAGAAGGCTTAATTATTATTGTGATTCTCCTTCATTTAGCAGCCCTTATACAAATCGATATGATACAGGCGATGCTACAAAACTCATCATTTGCTCAAATGATCTTAGATTATACGCCAATCATTTCTAACCAACTAAAAGAATTGTGGATACAGGGTAGTCACGATTAG
- the zapA gene encoding cell division protein ZapA has product MGEEREKNRTNVTIYNQPYTIVGDESSEHIQEVAALIDTKMKELKHHNPYLDSTKLAVLTAVNIGNDYLSILKKMEDEKKDED; this is encoded by the coding sequence GTGGGAGAAGAACGTGAGAAAAATCGAACCAATGTGACAATTTATAATCAGCCTTACACCATCGTCGGTGATGAAAGCTCTGAACATATCCAGGAGGTAGCAGCCCTCATTGATACAAAAATGAAAGAGCTTAAACACCACAATCCATATTTAGATTCTACTAAATTAGCTGTATTAACAGCAGTAAATATCGGTAACGATTATTTATCCATATTAAAAAAAATGGAAGATGAAAAGAAAGACGAGGACTAA
- a CDS encoding ribonuclease HIII, whose protein sequence is MSYEVINVSRKKLEEMKAHYRSSLKATAPQGAIFSAKTVGCHVTAYQSGKVLFQGKEASKEAVQWQNELSAHNQSLATSTTQKKHVDNHSYYPPNNLEELTILGSDETGTGDYFGPMTVACAHLTAEQIKIIDSWGVRDSKTIKDADIRYLAPKLLKECTYSLLVLKNDKYNEMQAKGMNQGEMKALLHHRAITNVMAACNEKDLNFDGVLIDQFVTPSGYFKYLSENGTTWTAKTPIYFATKAESKHPAVATASILARYAFLKEMDTLSKKFGVTIPKGAGPHVDLAAKEIVQQFGKETLYSITKWHFSNTQRALAR, encoded by the coding sequence ATGAGTTATGAAGTCATTAACGTTTCAAGAAAAAAATTGGAAGAAATGAAAGCTCACTATCGTTCATCTTTGAAAGCAACAGCCCCTCAAGGAGCTATTTTTAGTGCTAAAACAGTCGGTTGTCATGTGACCGCCTATCAGTCTGGAAAGGTTCTATTTCAAGGTAAAGAGGCTTCTAAAGAAGCTGTCCAATGGCAAAATGAGTTATCAGCACATAACCAATCACTAGCAACATCTACTACTCAAAAAAAACACGTGGATAACCATAGCTATTATCCCCCTAATAATCTAGAAGAACTCACGATCCTCGGTAGTGATGAGACAGGAACTGGTGATTATTTTGGACCTATGACCGTTGCTTGTGCCCATTTAACAGCTGAACAAATAAAGATAATTGACAGTTGGGGGGTACGCGACTCAAAGACAATCAAAGACGCTGATATCCGATATTTAGCTCCAAAACTATTGAAAGAATGCACCTATAGTTTACTTGTTTTAAAAAATGATAAGTACAATGAGATGCAGGCAAAAGGAATGAATCAAGGCGAAATGAAAGCACTCTTACACCATCGAGCGATCACGAATGTGATGGCCGCCTGTAACGAAAAAGATCTCAATTTTGACGGTGTGCTCATAGATCAATTCGTCACACCAAGTGGTTATTTTAAATACCTCTCAGAAAACGGGACAACATGGACAGCGAAAACACCCATTTACTTTGCAACGAAAGCTGAAAGTAAACATCCAGCAGTAGCTACTGCCTCCATTCTCGCACGCTATGCTTTCTTAAAAGAAATGGACACATTATCTAAAAAATTCGGTGTTACGATTCCAAAAGGGGCTGGCCCCCATGTAGACCTTGCCGCTAAAGAGATTGTCCAACAGTTCGGTAAAGAGACACTTTACTCTATAACAAAATGGCATTTTTCCAACACCCAACGCGCTTTAGCTCGTTAA
- a CDS encoding phenylalanine--tRNA ligase subunit beta translates to MLVSYKWLKDYVEIDDLSPADIAEKLTRSGVEVDAVQSLNEEITNLVVGKVLTCVKHPEADKLNLCQVDVGEEQPVQIVCGAKNVGEGQFVAVARVGARLPGGMKIKRAKLRGEVSEGMICSLQELGIQGKVVPKKYSEGIFNFPQEMIPGEDALPPLGLDDTLLELDLTPNRSDCLSMLGVAYEVAAILGRDVKVPEPALVPAKEKASDRIAVHVEANGDNPYYGATVLTGVKISESPLWLQTALMNAGVRPLNNVVDVTNYVLLEYGQPLHAFDLDRFGSEKVVVRRATEGEHIVTLDETERTLTGEHLVITNGKSPVAIAGVMGGATSEVNDETVNILLESAYFSPSTVRKASKDLGLRSDSSIRFEKGVDPNRVAEAGKRAASLIQQLAGGEVLSETVAFDELSREERRVDITLAKINGVLGTSLTEADVTTILSQLKFNHNYEGGTFAINVPTRRQDITIKPDIIEEVARLYGYDNIPVTLPNTTATPGGLTTEQRQKRRARRFLEGAGIHEAVSYSLTTAEKEAYFKESEGLRVNVALPMSEERSTLRTTLLPHLLDALSHNKNRNVYDVHLYEIGSVFHTKEKTVTTQPEEKTFLSGAFMGLWHEHSWQGEKKPVDFYVIKGVVEGLLEELHVSGEVRFVQAEKAGLHPGRTATLLINDKEVGSLGQLHPAVAKAWSLPATYVFELNLQYLLSLPENVVRYEAIPRYPAIQRDIALVVDEAVQAEKLKSVIMAFGGRLLRRAEVFDVYQGEHLEEGKKSLAFSLKYQDPEKTLTDDEVTAVHTKVLQALEEKTGAILRS, encoded by the coding sequence GTGTTAGTATCATATAAATGGCTGAAAGACTATGTTGAAATTGATGATTTGTCACCAGCAGACATCGCGGAAAAATTAACGAGAAGCGGTGTTGAAGTTGATGCTGTTCAATCATTAAATGAGGAGATTACCAACCTTGTAGTTGGGAAAGTACTTACGTGTGTTAAACATCCAGAAGCGGATAAACTCAATCTCTGTCAAGTGGATGTAGGAGAAGAACAACCTGTTCAAATTGTCTGTGGTGCTAAAAATGTGGGGGAAGGACAATTTGTTGCAGTAGCTCGAGTAGGAGCTCGCCTTCCTGGTGGTATGAAAATTAAACGGGCTAAATTGCGCGGTGAAGTTTCAGAAGGTATGATTTGTTCCTTACAAGAGCTAGGAATCCAAGGGAAAGTCGTTCCTAAAAAATATAGTGAGGGTATTTTTAACTTTCCCCAGGAAATGATTCCTGGCGAGGATGCTCTTCCACCACTTGGACTTGATGATACTCTGCTTGAACTTGATCTTACACCAAATCGTTCTGATTGTTTGAGTATGCTCGGAGTTGCTTATGAGGTAGCTGCGATCCTTGGGCGAGACGTGAAAGTTCCTGAACCTGCCCTTGTTCCAGCTAAAGAAAAAGCGTCTGATAGGATCGCTGTTCATGTTGAGGCAAATGGTGACAACCCTTACTATGGAGCAACCGTGCTCACAGGAGTAAAAATTAGTGAATCACCTCTCTGGCTACAAACAGCTTTAATGAATGCAGGTGTGCGTCCTCTGAATAATGTTGTTGACGTGACAAACTATGTCCTTCTAGAATATGGTCAACCGCTACACGCTTTTGATCTAGATCGTTTTGGATCTGAAAAAGTAGTTGTTCGACGAGCAACAGAAGGTGAGCATATTGTTACCCTTGATGAAACTGAACGGACTTTAACAGGGGAACACCTTGTCATTACAAATGGTAAATCTCCAGTTGCTATCGCTGGAGTAATGGGCGGAGCCACATCAGAAGTGAATGATGAGACAGTAAATATTTTGTTAGAATCCGCCTATTTTAGCCCTAGTACGGTGAGAAAAGCCTCAAAGGATCTTGGATTACGAAGTGATTCAAGTATCCGCTTTGAGAAAGGCGTTGATCCGAATCGGGTTGCAGAAGCGGGAAAGAGAGCGGCTTCACTCATTCAACAGTTGGCAGGAGGAGAAGTCTTATCTGAAACTGTTGCATTTGATGAATTATCACGAGAAGAAAGACGTGTTGACATCACACTCGCTAAAATCAATGGCGTCTTAGGGACATCACTTACAGAAGCCGATGTCACAACTATTTTGTCACAATTGAAATTTAACCATAACTATGAAGGCGGAACATTCGCTATTAACGTTCCGACAAGACGGCAAGATATCACGATTAAACCGGATATTATTGAAGAGGTGGCTCGTCTATACGGCTATGATAATATTCCCGTGACGTTGCCAAATACAACTGCCACACCGGGTGGCCTTACAACGGAGCAACGACAGAAGAGAAGAGCGCGCCGTTTCCTTGAAGGCGCAGGTATTCATGAAGCGGTGAGCTATTCATTAACAACAGCAGAAAAAGAAGCGTATTTTAAAGAGTCAGAAGGCTTACGCGTCAATGTAGCTCTCCCGATGAGCGAAGAAAGAAGTACACTGAGAACGACACTTCTTCCTCATCTCCTAGATGCGTTAAGCCATAATAAGAATCGTAATGTCTATGACGTGCATTTATATGAAATAGGATCTGTTTTTCATACAAAAGAAAAAACAGTCACAACTCAACCAGAAGAGAAGACATTTTTATCTGGGGCTTTTATGGGGCTGTGGCACGAACATAGCTGGCAAGGCGAAAAGAAACCAGTGGATTTCTATGTCATTAAAGGTGTTGTCGAAGGGTTATTAGAAGAGCTACATGTGTCAGGAGAAGTGCGATTCGTGCAAGCTGAGAAAGCTGGTTTGCACCCTGGTCGAACCGCGACACTTTTAATCAATGATAAAGAAGTTGGAAGTCTCGGTCAGCTCCACCCAGCTGTTGCGAAAGCGTGGTCGTTACCAGCAACCTACGTGTTTGAGTTGAACCTGCAATACCTGTTAAGTTTACCAGAGAATGTGGTTCGTTACGAAGCGATTCCGCGATATCCAGCAATTCAGAGAGACATTGCCTTAGTAGTGGATGAAGCTGTTCAAGCTGAAAAACTAAAAAGTGTTATCATGGCATTTGGTGGTCGCTTACTACGTCGTGCAGAAGTATTTGATGTTTATCAAGGTGAACACCTGGAAGAAGGAAAGAAATCATTGGCTTTTTCCTTAAAGTATCAAGATCCTGAAAAAACATTAACAGATGATGAAGTAACAGCTGTCCATACCAAAGTATTGCAAGCTTTAGAAGAAAAAACGGGTGCGATACTCCGTTCCTAG